The DNA window GCTGGATGCACTGGATGAGCGTAGTCATCCCGAGAACTTGGCGCGCGCCGCTGCTTGCTTTTGGCTTTACAATCCACTGACGGCTGTCATATCCACCCGTGGGAGCGGCGACTGCTTCTCGAGCTTCTTCGTGATACTAACCATATACCTGCTGTTAAAATCGGAGCACAACGATGCCAGGAGCTACTGGCTTATATTCGGAGCGGGCTTGGCTCACGGACTTGTGATTCATCTCCGTCTGTATCCGTTGCTGTTCAGTTTGGCATACTATTTATCGCTATCAACGCGGCTGACACAAACTCCACTCGACTTCCTGTGCCAAATCCTGCGACCCAACAAGCAACAATTGTGCCTGATAAGTGGAACATTGATAAGCCTAGTGGCCTTCACTTGGACCTTCTACTCAATGTACGGTTGGGAATACATATACGAAGCGTACCTGTACCACTTTGTACGCAAGGACCTGCGACACAACTTCTCGCTGCAGTTCCTTCTACAGTACCTGGGCAGTGCGTCGAGTGTGGCGGAACCTTCTGCGATCCTGAAGACTCTAGTGCTGGCTCCGCAGTTCGTGCTCATCCTCTACTTAAGCCTGAGCTTCGGCCAGTTCCGCCAGACGCTGCCATTCTGCATCTTTGCCGTGGCCTTTGTCATCGTCACCTACAACTCGGTGGTTACCTCTCAGTACTTCATTTGGTACTTGGCCATTCTTCCGCTCTGTTTGAACAACTTCAAGATGCTGTCGTGGAGAAGGTGCTTCAGTCTCCTGTTCCTTTGGCTGTTTGCTCAGGCTCTGTGGCTGCTGCCGGCTTATTTGCTGGAGTTTCACACATGGAACACCTTCTACTGGATTGGAC is part of the Drosophila yakuba strain Tai18E2 chromosome 2R, Prin_Dyak_Tai18E2_2.1, whole genome shotgun sequence genome and encodes:
- the LOC6530585 gene encoding GPI mannosyltransferase 1, whose translation is MTQTKAASTGWQRLGRRILYTSFRTHLLISALLRIALICYGQIHDSQSAVPYTDIDYKVVTDGARQVLAGDTPFARHTYRYSPIMAYLQTLNILLHPAWGKLLYATFDLLIATLIYRLVHMEIKSQYQKTVQHLLSKFNRPRESDQSLDALDERSHPENLARAAACFWLYNPLTAVISTRGSGDCFSSFFVILTIYLLLKSEHNDARSYWLIFGAGLAHGLVIHLRLYPLLFSLAYYLSLSTRLTQTPLDFLCQILRPNKQQLCLISGTLISLVAFTWTFYSMYGWEYIYEAYLYHFVRKDLRHNFSLQFLLQYLGSASSVAEPSAILKTLVLAPQFVLILYLSLSFGQFRQTLPFCIFAVAFVIVTYNSVVTSQYFIWYLAILPLCLNNFKMLSWRRCFSLLFLWLFAQALWLLPAYLLEFHTWNTFYWIGLQGAVFFASNGYILEQLLSHYGFTQFKISYRKLL